In Haliaeetus albicilla chromosome 2, bHalAlb1.1, whole genome shotgun sequence, a single genomic region encodes these proteins:
- the NKTR gene encoding NK-tumor recognition protein isoform X1: MGVQDRPQCFFEIEINREPVGRIMFQLFSDICPKTCKNFLCLCSGEKGIGKTTGKKLCYKGTTFHRVVKNFMIQGGDFSEGNGKGGESIYGGYFKDENFILKHDRAFLLSMANRGKHTNGSQFFITTKPAPHLDGVHVVFGLVISGFEVIEQIENLKTDTASRPYADVRVIDCGVLVTKSAKDALEKKKKVCSDSEASDSSSSASGSSETSSDSEAENERSRRRKRKRRAKTKQSRKRRKEERKKEDPRCKRTSNQRRSLSDKSDITEKAVDVSTKRDKPVVRPEEIPPVPENRFLLRRDVPVVNVEPEPKLLDATPILTDQKPSVSKSGRKIKGRGTIRYHTPPRSRSCSESDDDDSSETPPHWKEEMQRLRTYRPPSGEKWSKGDKLSDPCTSRWDERSASRRSRSWSHNGYSDLSTVRYSSHHKKHRKEKKKVKHKKKSKKQKHFKKHKQTKKKKTSASSDVESSHSFLRRTKSSCDRERKSRCSSLSSRHSSRRGWSNDKEDQSSSTLSSRGTRSYYRSRSRSRSRSKSRSYSRRSSRSRSASKSSRSRSRSRSSSNPRLQKTVSNSPRNISTRLNESKLNKTAEPVRAVILPSDKIVVPPVVPENLPVIPLSDSPPPSRWKPGQKPWKPSYERIQEMKAKTTHLIPTQTNYNLVVIKEANTSSSYHKRQRSSDSDRSGYSKYHSDRSSDSWLRSRSRSSRSRSYSRSYTRSRSPSSSRTKSRSSGRSPSLSKYRSDRSGYSESTSYYSLSDDDTHRNKRKSMSSDQKARSLKLRQETSSESTLPYKCTKDYDESSQGLKESDSLSSSDFSTDSERSAKMKVVQEKEGRFQLEGDTQKQDKNSLSSERGEEESKCERDSDHAKKKAAKEKSSEQPRGGAKTKRKSYSGSKWDSESNSERGEARHNRGDSRPSSSKEEGEATSGSDTELSVTKRIKKQSNSSEGFLDSDCAWKTSKQLSSSESESSCSSSTNIRGKSKKHKHGSKKTLKKSHSKKAKEKSKGKKEKKHKVQKRKEMFHWQPPLEFGEEDDDEINEKPVTKDDKKEKPLTRDIKDKQVYEKDEIVKDEMGNGEKSCADENLLGKNTTCGASPDHSNLNKDSIETNASTSILNSGINVTTCKNEIKQAEESNQNGLEDVIQTDDNMEICTPDRNSPGKVDVDILSPVVLTAKPQALSASINKDLQVETPEQHAVKLGNSITDFINIKEEKETGRQESNSVPVSLNCSLKCEITENTQSNMIDNKWKPLQGVGNLQPATISTAAEVKNVASAPEPKPAGLRIEIKAKNKVRPGSLFDEVRKTARLNRRPRNQDSSSEEESPSRDDNSPSRSLSRSRSKSDSKSRHRTRSISYSHSRSRSRSSTYSYRSRSYTRSRSRGWYSRDRSRSRSSSYHSYKSRSRTYSRSRSRSSSYGHHSRSSRSYTYDSYYSRSRSRSKRSDSYRRSRSYDRRSRSYGSDSESDRSYSKNRSPSESSRYS; the protein is encoded by the exons aacaacaaaaccTGCTCCTCATCTCGATGG tgtaCATGTTGTCTTTGGACTggttatttctggttttgaagtaATAGAACAAATAGAAAATCTGAAAACTGATACTGCAAGTAGACCCTATGCAGATGTACGAGTTATTGACTGTGGGGTGCTTGTAACAAAATCAGCAAAAGATG CtttggagaagaagaagaaagtatgTTCTGACTCAGAAGCTTCAGACTCCTCCTCCAGTGCATCAGGCTCTTCAGAAACTTCATCTGACAGtgaagctgaaaatgaaagaagcagaagaagaaagcGTAAAAGAAGAGCTAAAACCAAACAATCAAGAAAAcgaagaaaggaagagaggaagaaagaggatcCAAGGTGCAAGCGAACCTCAAACCAAAGACG cagccttTCTGACAAGAGTGATATAACAGAAAAAGCAGTCGATGTTAGCACAAAGAGGGACAAACCTGTGGTACGTCCTGAAGAAATTCCTCCAGTgcctgaaaacagatttttgctaAGAAGAGATGTGCCTGTTGTCAATGTAGAACCTGAACC GAAGCTTCTTGATGCTACGCCAATTCTGACTGACCAGAAACCATCAGTCTCTAAATCTGGAcgaaaaattaaaggaagagGCACAATA CGATATCACACCCCACCTCGATCACGGTCATGTTCTGAATCCGATGATGATGACAGCAGTGAGACCCCTCCTCACTGGAAAGAGGAAATGCAGAGATTACGAACATATAGACCCCCTAGTGGAGAAAAGTGGAGTAAAGGCGATAA gtTGAGTGACCCATGTACAAGCAGATGGGATGAAAGAAGTGCATCCCGGAGATCAAGATCCTGGTCACATAACGGTTACTCTGATCTAAGTACTGTGAGATATTCTAGCCATcacaaaaagcacagaaaagagaaaaagaaggtgaaacataaaaagaaatctaaaaagcagaagcatttcAAGAagcacaagcaaacaaaaaaaaagaaaacatcagccTCATCAGATGTAGAATCCTCTCATTCCTTCCTCAGGAGGACAAAATCATCTTGTGATCGTGAGAGGAAATCTCGTTGTTCTTCGTTGTCTTCTAGACATTCATCCAGAAGAGGCTGGTCTAATGATAAGGAAGACCAGAGCTCATCCACTTTATCAAGCAGAGGGACTCGATCATACTACAGGTCCAGGTCCAGATCCAGATCTAGGTCTAAATCAAGATCTTATTCCCGAAGAAGTTCTAGATCAAGATCAGCCTCTAAATCATCGCGTTCTCGAAGCAGGTCAAGGTCAAGTTCTAACCCTAGGCTTCAAAAGACGGTTTCCAATTCTCCACGAAATATTTCAACACGATTAAATGAAAGTAAGTTGAACAAGACTGCTGAGCCTGTAAGAGCAGTTATACTCCCAAGTGATAAAATTGTCGTACCACCAGTTGTCCCAGAAAACCTCCCTGTTATACCCTTAAGTGATAGTCCACCGCCTTCGAGGTGGAAACCTGGGCAGAAACCATGGAAGCCATCTTATGAGCGAATTCAGGAAATGAAAGCTAAAACAACCCATTTAATACCTACACAAACTAATTACAATTTAGTAGTCATTAAAGAGGCTAACACTTCTTCCTCATATCATAAGCGACAAAGGAGTTCAGACAGTGATCGAAGCGGTTATTCCAAATATCATAGTGACAGAAGCTCAGACAGTTGGCTGAGATCAAGAAGCAGGTCTTCTCGAAGTAGGTCATACTCAAGATCTTATACAAGATCTAGAAGTCCATCTAGCTCTAGGACAAAATCTCGTTCTTCTGGTAGATCACCATCACTGAGTAAATACCGCAGTGACAGGTCAGGTTATAGCGAGTCAACATCTTATTATTCCCTTAGTGATGATGATAcgcacagaaacaaaagaaaatccatgtCAAGTGATCAAAAAGCTCGGTCTCTTAAACTGAGGCAAGAAACGAGCTCTGAAAGTACTCTCCCTTATAAGTGTACAAAAGACTACGATGAGTCTTCTCAAGGATTGAAAGAGAGTGACAGTTTATCATCTTCAGACTTCTCTACTGACAGTGAGCGTTCTGCCAAAATGAAAGTAGTCCAAGAAAAAGAAGGCCGTTTTCAATTAGAAGGAGATACTCAGAAACAGGATAAAAATAGCTTAAGTTCtgagagaggggaggaggaatcCAAGTGTGAGCGGGATTCTGATCATgctaaaaagaaagcagctaaAGAGAAATCTTCTGAGCAGCCTAGAGGTGGTGCAAAAACTAAACGAAAATCCTATTCAGGTAGTAAATGGGACTCTGAATCAAACTCCGAAAGAGGAGAGGCAAGGCATAATAGGGGAGACTCCAGACCCTCCTCCAGTAAAGAAGAAGGAGAGGCCACATCAGGATCTGATACAGAGCTTAGCGTTAccaaaaggataaaaaaacaGTCAAATTCTTCAGAAGGCTTTCTGGATTCTGATTGTGCATGGAAGACAAGCAAACAGTTGTCATCTTCTGAATCTGAGAGTTCTTGTTCTAGCTCAACAAACATTAGAGGAAAgtcaaaaaaacacaaacatggATCAaaaaaaactcttaaaaaatcacattccaaaaaagcaaaagaaaaatcaaaagggaaaaaggagaagaaacacaaagttcagaaaagaaaagaaatgtttcactgGCAGCCCCCACTGGAGTTTGGtgaagaagatgatgatgaGATAAATGAAAAGCCGGTTACCAAGgatgataaaaaagaaaagccgCTTACCAGGGACATAAAGGATAAACAAGTGTATGAAAAGGATGAAATAGTCAAAGATGAAATGGGAAATGGTGAAAAGTCTTGTGCGGATGAAAACCTTTTAGGTAAAAACACTACATGTGGTGCCTCACCAGATCACAGTAACCTTAATAAAGATAGCATTGAAACAAATGCTTCAACCAGTATTTTAAACTCAGGAATAAATGTGACCACTTGCAAGAATGAGATTAAACAAGCTGAAGAAAGTAACCAGAACGGATTGGAAGATGTTATTCAGACAGATGACAACATGGAGATTTGTACTCCAGATCGTAACTCACCAGGGAAGGTTGATGTGGACATTTTGTCTCCTGTCGTTCTCACCGCTAAACCTCAGGCTTTAAGTGCTAGTATAAACAAAGATTTACAGGTTGAGACCCCTGAACAACATGCTGTCAAACTGGGAAACAGTATTACAgactttattaatattaaagaagaaaaagaaacggGAAGGCAAGAAAGTAACTCTGTCCCTGTGTCTTTAAACTGtagtttaaaatgtgaaattactGAAAATACACAGAGCAATATGATAGATAATAAGTGGAAGCCTTTGCAAGGTGTTGGTAATTTACAACCAGCAACAATTAGTACTGCTGCAGAAGTTAAGAATGTAGCTTCAGCACCAGAGCCTAAACCAGCAGGTTTAAGAAttgaaataaaagctaaaaataaagtaaGGCCTGGATCTCTGTTTGATGAAGTTAGAAAAACAGCACGGCTAAATCGAAGGCCAAGGAACCAAGACAGTTCCAGTGAAGAAGAATCTCCAAGTAGAGATGACAATAGCCCATCCAGGAGTCTCAGTAGGTCACGAAGTAAATCTGATTCTAAATCCAGACACAGAACAAGGTCCATATCTTACAGTCACTCAAGAAGTCGGTCCCGAAGTTCTACATATTCATATAG GTCAAGAAGCTATACAAGAAGCCGAAGCAGAGGATGGTATAGTAGAGATCGGTCAAGAAGTCGAAGTAGTTCTTACCACAGTTACAAGAGTCGTAG TCGAACCTATAGTAGAAGTAGATCCAGAAGTAGTTCTTACGGTCATCACAGTCGATCCAG taGGTCATACACGTATGATAGTTACTATAGCAGAAGTCGAAGTAGAAGTAAAAGGAGTGACAGCTATCGAAGATCTAGAAGTTATGATAGGCGATCCAG ATCTTATGGCTCTGACAGTGAAAGTGATCGCAGTTACTCTAAGAATCGAAGTCCCAGTGAAAGCAGCAGATATagctga
- the NKTR gene encoding NK-tumor recognition protein isoform X4: MGVQDRPQCFFEIEINREPVGRIMFQLFSDICPKTCKNFLCLCSGEKGIGKTTGKKLCYKGTTFHRVVKNFMIQGGDFSEGNGKGGESIYGGYFKDENFILKHDRAFLLSMANRGKHTNGSQFFITTKPAPHLDGVHVVFGLVISGFEVIEQIENLKTDTASRPYADVRVIDCGVLVTKSAKDALEKKKKVCSDSEASDSSSSASGSSETSSDSEAENERSRRRKRKRRAKTKQSRKRRKEERKKEDPRCKRTSNQRRLSDKSDITEKAVDVSTKRDKPVVRPEEIPPVPENRFLLRRDVPVVNVEPEPKLLDATPILTDQKPSVSKSGRKIKGRGTIRYHTPPRSRSCSESDDDDSSETPPHWKEEMQRLRTYRPPSGEKWSKGDKLSDPCTSRWDERSASRRSRSWSHNGYSDLSTVRYSSHHKKHRKEKKKVKHKKKSKKQKHFKKHKQTKKKKTSASSDVESSHSFLRRTKSSCDRERKSRCSSLSSRHSSRRGWSNDKEDQSSSTLSSRGTRSYYRSRSRSRSRSKSRSYSRRSSRSRSASKSSRSRSRSRSSSNPRLQKTVSNSPRNISTRLNESKLNKTAEPVRAVILPSDKIVVPPVVPENLPVIPLSDSPPPSRWKPGQKPWKPSYERIQEMKAKTTHLIPTQTNYNLVVIKEANTSSSYHKRQRSSDSDRSGYSKYHSDRSSDSWLRSRSRSSRSRSYSRSYTRSRSPSSSRTKSRSSGRSPSLSKYRSDRSGYSESTSYYSLSDDDTHRNKRKSMSSDQKARSLKLRQETSSESTLPYKCTKDYDESSQGLKESDSLSSSDFSTDSERSAKMKVVQEKEGRFQLEGDTQKQDKNSLSSERGEEESKCERDSDHAKKKAAKEKSSEQPRGGAKTKRKSYSGSKWDSESNSERGEARHNRGDSRPSSSKEEGEATSGSDTELSVTKRIKKQSNSSEGFLDSDCAWKTSKQLSSSESESSCSSSTNIRGKSKKHKHGSKKTLKKSHSKKAKEKSKGKKEKKHKVQKRKEMFHWQPPLEFGEEDDDEINEKPVTKDDKKEKPLTRDIKDKQVYEKDEIVKDEMGNGEKSCADENLLGKNTTCGASPDHSNLNKDSIETNASTSILNSGINVTTCKNEIKQAEESNQNGLEDVIQTDDNMEICTPDRNSPGKVDVDILSPVVLTAKPQALSASINKDLQVETPEQHAVKLGNSITDFINIKEEKETGRQESNSVPVSLNCSLKCEITENTQSNMIDNKWKPLQGVGNLQPATISTAAEVKNVASAPEPKPAGLRIEIKAKNKVRPGSLFDEVRKTARLNRRPRNQDSSSEEESPSRDDNSPSRSLSRSRSKSDSKSRHRTRSISYSHSRSRSRSSTYSYRSRSYTRSRSRGWYSRDRSRSRSSSYHSYKSRSRTYSRSRSRSSSYGHHSRSRSYTYDSYYSRSRSRSKRSDSYRRSRSYDRRSRSYGSDSESDRSYSKNRSPSESSRYS, translated from the exons aacaacaaaaccTGCTCCTCATCTCGATGG tgtaCATGTTGTCTTTGGACTggttatttctggttttgaagtaATAGAACAAATAGAAAATCTGAAAACTGATACTGCAAGTAGACCCTATGCAGATGTACGAGTTATTGACTGTGGGGTGCTTGTAACAAAATCAGCAAAAGATG CtttggagaagaagaagaaagtatgTTCTGACTCAGAAGCTTCAGACTCCTCCTCCAGTGCATCAGGCTCTTCAGAAACTTCATCTGACAGtgaagctgaaaatgaaagaagcagaagaagaaagcGTAAAAGAAGAGCTAAAACCAAACAATCAAGAAAAcgaagaaaggaagagaggaagaaagaggatcCAAGGTGCAAGCGAACCTCAAACCAAAGACG ccttTCTGACAAGAGTGATATAACAGAAAAAGCAGTCGATGTTAGCACAAAGAGGGACAAACCTGTGGTACGTCCTGAAGAAATTCCTCCAGTgcctgaaaacagatttttgctaAGAAGAGATGTGCCTGTTGTCAATGTAGAACCTGAACC GAAGCTTCTTGATGCTACGCCAATTCTGACTGACCAGAAACCATCAGTCTCTAAATCTGGAcgaaaaattaaaggaagagGCACAATA CGATATCACACCCCACCTCGATCACGGTCATGTTCTGAATCCGATGATGATGACAGCAGTGAGACCCCTCCTCACTGGAAAGAGGAAATGCAGAGATTACGAACATATAGACCCCCTAGTGGAGAAAAGTGGAGTAAAGGCGATAA gtTGAGTGACCCATGTACAAGCAGATGGGATGAAAGAAGTGCATCCCGGAGATCAAGATCCTGGTCACATAACGGTTACTCTGATCTAAGTACTGTGAGATATTCTAGCCATcacaaaaagcacagaaaagagaaaaagaaggtgaaacataaaaagaaatctaaaaagcagaagcatttcAAGAagcacaagcaaacaaaaaaaaagaaaacatcagccTCATCAGATGTAGAATCCTCTCATTCCTTCCTCAGGAGGACAAAATCATCTTGTGATCGTGAGAGGAAATCTCGTTGTTCTTCGTTGTCTTCTAGACATTCATCCAGAAGAGGCTGGTCTAATGATAAGGAAGACCAGAGCTCATCCACTTTATCAAGCAGAGGGACTCGATCATACTACAGGTCCAGGTCCAGATCCAGATCTAGGTCTAAATCAAGATCTTATTCCCGAAGAAGTTCTAGATCAAGATCAGCCTCTAAATCATCGCGTTCTCGAAGCAGGTCAAGGTCAAGTTCTAACCCTAGGCTTCAAAAGACGGTTTCCAATTCTCCACGAAATATTTCAACACGATTAAATGAAAGTAAGTTGAACAAGACTGCTGAGCCTGTAAGAGCAGTTATACTCCCAAGTGATAAAATTGTCGTACCACCAGTTGTCCCAGAAAACCTCCCTGTTATACCCTTAAGTGATAGTCCACCGCCTTCGAGGTGGAAACCTGGGCAGAAACCATGGAAGCCATCTTATGAGCGAATTCAGGAAATGAAAGCTAAAACAACCCATTTAATACCTACACAAACTAATTACAATTTAGTAGTCATTAAAGAGGCTAACACTTCTTCCTCATATCATAAGCGACAAAGGAGTTCAGACAGTGATCGAAGCGGTTATTCCAAATATCATAGTGACAGAAGCTCAGACAGTTGGCTGAGATCAAGAAGCAGGTCTTCTCGAAGTAGGTCATACTCAAGATCTTATACAAGATCTAGAAGTCCATCTAGCTCTAGGACAAAATCTCGTTCTTCTGGTAGATCACCATCACTGAGTAAATACCGCAGTGACAGGTCAGGTTATAGCGAGTCAACATCTTATTATTCCCTTAGTGATGATGATAcgcacagaaacaaaagaaaatccatgtCAAGTGATCAAAAAGCTCGGTCTCTTAAACTGAGGCAAGAAACGAGCTCTGAAAGTACTCTCCCTTATAAGTGTACAAAAGACTACGATGAGTCTTCTCAAGGATTGAAAGAGAGTGACAGTTTATCATCTTCAGACTTCTCTACTGACAGTGAGCGTTCTGCCAAAATGAAAGTAGTCCAAGAAAAAGAAGGCCGTTTTCAATTAGAAGGAGATACTCAGAAACAGGATAAAAATAGCTTAAGTTCtgagagaggggaggaggaatcCAAGTGTGAGCGGGATTCTGATCATgctaaaaagaaagcagctaaAGAGAAATCTTCTGAGCAGCCTAGAGGTGGTGCAAAAACTAAACGAAAATCCTATTCAGGTAGTAAATGGGACTCTGAATCAAACTCCGAAAGAGGAGAGGCAAGGCATAATAGGGGAGACTCCAGACCCTCCTCCAGTAAAGAAGAAGGAGAGGCCACATCAGGATCTGATACAGAGCTTAGCGTTAccaaaaggataaaaaaacaGTCAAATTCTTCAGAAGGCTTTCTGGATTCTGATTGTGCATGGAAGACAAGCAAACAGTTGTCATCTTCTGAATCTGAGAGTTCTTGTTCTAGCTCAACAAACATTAGAGGAAAgtcaaaaaaacacaaacatggATCAaaaaaaactcttaaaaaatcacattccaaaaaagcaaaagaaaaatcaaaagggaaaaaggagaagaaacacaaagttcagaaaagaaaagaaatgtttcactgGCAGCCCCCACTGGAGTTTGGtgaagaagatgatgatgaGATAAATGAAAAGCCGGTTACCAAGgatgataaaaaagaaaagccgCTTACCAGGGACATAAAGGATAAACAAGTGTATGAAAAGGATGAAATAGTCAAAGATGAAATGGGAAATGGTGAAAAGTCTTGTGCGGATGAAAACCTTTTAGGTAAAAACACTACATGTGGTGCCTCACCAGATCACAGTAACCTTAATAAAGATAGCATTGAAACAAATGCTTCAACCAGTATTTTAAACTCAGGAATAAATGTGACCACTTGCAAGAATGAGATTAAACAAGCTGAAGAAAGTAACCAGAACGGATTGGAAGATGTTATTCAGACAGATGACAACATGGAGATTTGTACTCCAGATCGTAACTCACCAGGGAAGGTTGATGTGGACATTTTGTCTCCTGTCGTTCTCACCGCTAAACCTCAGGCTTTAAGTGCTAGTATAAACAAAGATTTACAGGTTGAGACCCCTGAACAACATGCTGTCAAACTGGGAAACAGTATTACAgactttattaatattaaagaagaaaaagaaacggGAAGGCAAGAAAGTAACTCTGTCCCTGTGTCTTTAAACTGtagtttaaaatgtgaaattactGAAAATACACAGAGCAATATGATAGATAATAAGTGGAAGCCTTTGCAAGGTGTTGGTAATTTACAACCAGCAACAATTAGTACTGCTGCAGAAGTTAAGAATGTAGCTTCAGCACCAGAGCCTAAACCAGCAGGTTTAAGAAttgaaataaaagctaaaaataaagtaaGGCCTGGATCTCTGTTTGATGAAGTTAGAAAAACAGCACGGCTAAATCGAAGGCCAAGGAACCAAGACAGTTCCAGTGAAGAAGAATCTCCAAGTAGAGATGACAATAGCCCATCCAGGAGTCTCAGTAGGTCACGAAGTAAATCTGATTCTAAATCCAGACACAGAACAAGGTCCATATCTTACAGTCACTCAAGAAGTCGGTCCCGAAGTTCTACATATTCATATAG GTCAAGAAGCTATACAAGAAGCCGAAGCAGAGGATGGTATAGTAGAGATCGGTCAAGAAGTCGAAGTAGTTCTTACCACAGTTACAAGAGTCGTAG TCGAACCTATAGTAGAAGTAGATCCAGAAGTAGTTCTTACGGTCATCACAGTCGATCCAG GTCATACACGTATGATAGTTACTATAGCAGAAGTCGAAGTAGAAGTAAAAGGAGTGACAGCTATCGAAGATCTAGAAGTTATGATAGGCGATCCAG ATCTTATGGCTCTGACAGTGAAAGTGATCGCAGTTACTCTAAGAATCGAAGTCCCAGTGAAAGCAGCAGATATagctga